A single genomic interval of Helianthus annuus cultivar XRQ/B chromosome 6, HanXRQr2.0-SUNRISE, whole genome shotgun sequence harbors:
- the LOC110864596 gene encoding pectinesterase, which produces MANKVVMSVASAIIVIGVVVGICLVLANTNKSHDDSHDHKVSSNSKTAETICKQTEYQDTCLDAVDEVAKNSSATPQDYIIAVIRATADELNKSLEKATAAKKDCSNHTQAQLETCEKMIGYATDELKQVLKVIAETKATTLAQQADPLLDWLTAVRSYQTTCVDEIQDKKMKADMQEALQTSNELTYNAQKIVYNVHNVLKDAGVSLDAFKLPPIGNRKLLAELDEIDRNGFPSWVPKNDRKLLQATPDNEALFKTRTPPPVPANPTPDAVVAQDGSGRFNSIKQAVAAYAPGPSGRYIIYIKAGTYNEGQITVDRGQNNVFMYGDGKDKTIITGSLNYGIMNIGTSQTATVIAIGERFMARGITFRNSIGPAGHQAVAFRSQSPHTVMVDCGFEGYQDTLYYHTHDQFYKNCAIYGTVDFIFGTGRAYIQDSDIIVRKPDASQGNMCTADGRMKMEEAGGVVLHNCRIQAAPELAPVQANFPSYLGRPWKPSATSVILKCDIGNLIKPEGWMTWESPEGANNHLTCMFREYGNTGPGSNQAGRVTWAGYKPITNERDALDYTLGSFLNGGSWLPQYGVPANLGL; this is translated from the coding sequence ATGGCTAACAAGGTAGTCATGTCGGTTGCATCGGCGATCATCGTGATCGGTGTTGTGGTCGGGATCTGTCTAGTACTCGCAAACACCAATAAATCCCATGATGATTCCCATGATCATAAGGTTAGCTCTAACAGCAAAACAGCCGAGACGATATGCAAACAAACCGAGTACCAAGATACTTGCTTGGACGCGGTCGATGAGGTTGCGAAAAACTCCTCTGCCACCCCTCAAGATTACATCATTGCGGTCATTCGCGCTACGGCGGATGAACTTAATAAGTCTCTTGAGAAGGCCACTGCGGCCAAGAAAGATTGCTCGAACCATACCCAGGCTCAGCTTGAAACGTGTGAGAAAATGATCGGTTATGCGACCGATGAGCTCAAACAGGTGCTTAAAGTCATTGCTGAGACGAAAGCAACAACGCTAGCGCAACAAGCAGACCCGCTGCTAGACTGGCTGACCGCGGTTCGTTCGTACCAGACAACATGTGTGGACGAGATCCAagacaagaaaatgaaagctgaTATGCAAGAAGCGTTGCAAACATCCAATGAGTTAACTTATAACGCACAAAAGATTGTGTACAACGTGCACAACGTTCTTAAGGATGCTGGAGTCAGTTTGGATGCGTTTAAACTCCCTCCGATCGGAAACCGTAAGCTTCTTGCGGAGCTGGACGAGATTGACCGCAATGGTTTCCCATCATGGGTACCGAAAAACGACCGGAAGCTTCTACAAGCCACACCTGATAACGAAGCGCTGTTCAAAACCCGAACCCCACCTCCGGTTCCAGCAAACCCGACACCCGATGCGGTTGTAGCTCAAGACGGAAGCGGGAGGTTTAACAGCATCAAACAAGCGGTAGCCGCTTACGCACCCGGCCCGTCAGGAAGATACATAATATACATCAAAGCCGGGACATACAACGAAGGACAAATCACCGTAGACCGCGGCCAAAACAACGTGTTCATGTACGGTGATGGTAAGGACAAGACCATCATTACTGGTAGCTTAAACTATGGCATTATGAACATTGGAACTTCACAGACCGCAACGGTTATTGCTATCGGAGAACGCTTCATGGCTAGGGGAATCACGTTCCGAAACTCTATCGGCCCAGCAGGACACCAAGCGGTTGCGTTCCGCTCTCAATCCCCGCACACGGTTATGGTAGATTGCGGCTTTGAGGGTTACCAAGACACATTGTACTACCATACACACGACCAGTTTTACAAAAACTGTGCCATCTACGGAACCGTGGACTTCATATTCGGCACGGGCCGGGCTTATATCCAAGACTCGGATATAATTGTCCGAAAACCGGATGCCTCACAAGGAAACATGTGTACAGCTGATGGAAGGATGAAAATGGAAGAAGCGGGAGGGGTGGTACTACATAACTGCCGAATCCAAGCGGCCCCAGAGTTGGCCCCAGTGCAAGCGAACTTCCCGAGCTACCTCGGACGACCGTGGAAGCCGTCGGCGACATCGGTGATCTTGAAATGTGATATTGGTAATTTGATCAAGCCAGAAGGGTGGATGACATGGGAGTCGCCAGAGGGTGCAAACAACCATTTGACATGCATGTTTAGAGAGTATGGAAACACTGGACCCGGGTCAAACCAAGCGGGTCGGGTCACATGGGCGGGTTATAAGCCAATTACAAATGAGAGAGATGCACTTGACTATACACTTGGCTCGTTTTTGAATGGTGGAAGTTGGCTGCCTCAATATGGTGTGCCAGCTAATCTTGGGTTATAA